The following proteins are co-located in the Haloplanus sp. HW8-1 genome:
- a CDS encoding beta-ketoacyl-ACP reductase, with protein MSETTQRLEPMDPRPLADRTCVVTGASRGIGREIAFELARCGGEVVVNYRSSDAEARAVADRIEEAGETAMCAQGDVSDPAAVERMAAEVRDELGSVDVLVNNAGITIDRKFENMTHDDWQTVIDVNLGGTFNCTKAFFEDIRSADHGRLINISSVVGQQGNYGQANYATSKGGLFAFTRTLALELAASGSTANCVAPGFVKTDMLEKVPERVQNRIREKIPLDRFADPEDIVGMVRFLASDHAGYMTGQVLGVNGGLEW; from the coding sequence ATGTCCGAAACGACTCAACGGCTGGAACCGATGGACCCGCGTCCGCTCGCGGATCGAACCTGCGTCGTCACCGGGGCGTCCCGTGGGATCGGTCGAGAGATCGCCTTCGAACTGGCGCGTTGTGGCGGGGAGGTCGTCGTGAACTATCGCAGTTCCGACGCGGAGGCACGGGCAGTGGCCGACCGGATCGAGGAGGCCGGCGAGACGGCGATGTGCGCGCAGGGTGACGTCTCCGACCCCGCGGCGGTCGAGCGGATGGCTGCGGAGGTCCGCGACGAACTCGGCTCGGTCGACGTCCTGGTCAACAACGCCGGCATCACCATCGACCGGAAGTTCGAAAACATGACCCACGACGACTGGCAGACGGTCATCGATGTCAACCTCGGCGGGACGTTCAACTGCACGAAGGCCTTTTTTGAGGACATCCGATCGGCCGACCACGGACGCCTGATCAACATCTCCAGTGTGGTCGGCCAGCAGGGAAACTACGGCCAGGCGAACTACGCCACCTCCAAGGGAGGGCTGTTCGCGTTCACGCGGACGCTGGCGCTCGAACTCGCCGCATCCGGGTCGACGGCCAACTGTGTCGCCCCCGGCTTCGTCAAGACGGACATGCTGGAGAAGGTGCCCGAACGGGTCCAGAATCGGATCCGGGAGAAGATTCCCCTCGATCGGTTCGCCGACCCCGAAGACATCGTCGGAATGGTCCGGTTTCTGGCCAGTGACCACGCGGGCTACATGACCGGACAGGTGCTCGGGGTCAACGGCGGACTGGAGTGGTGA
- a CDS encoding NADPH-dependent FMN reductase produces MVTVAAVAGSLRTESYTRLALDHALDAAETAGAETELLDLRSFDLPPLDPDVNEQGDAAAFSRQVRAADALLLGSPMYHGSYSGVLKNAIDHCGFDEFEGKTVGLLGVAGGAFPITALEHLRSVCRALDAWVLPHQAAIPRASAAFADGAFVDEGLAGRVHTLGRRVVEYAAIEPEPATFESDQNVGG; encoded by the coding sequence ATGGTCACCGTCGCTGCGGTTGCCGGCAGTCTTCGGACGGAGAGCTACACCCGACTCGCGCTCGACCACGCCCTCGACGCCGCCGAGACGGCCGGCGCCGAGACGGAGCTACTCGACCTCCGCAGTTTCGACCTGCCGCCTCTCGATCCGGACGTGAACGAGCAGGGCGATGCCGCCGCCTTCTCCCGGCAGGTCCGCGCGGCCGACGCCCTCCTACTCGGCTCCCCGATGTACCACGGATCGTACTCCGGCGTGCTGAAAAACGCCATCGACCACTGCGGGTTCGACGAGTTCGAGGGCAAGACGGTCGGTCTGCTCGGCGTCGCCGGCGGCGCCTTCCCGATCACGGCGCTCGAACATCTGCGGTCGGTGTGTCGCGCCCTCGACGCGTGGGTGCTCCCACACCAGGCGGCCATCCCGCGGGCGTCCGCGGCCTTCGCGGACGGTGCGTTCGTAGACGAGGGACTGGCGGGGCGCGTTCACACCCTCGGCCGCCGAGTCGTCGAGTACGCCGCCATCGAACCAGAGCCGGCGACCTTCGAGAGCGACCAGAACGTGGGTGGCTGA
- a CDS encoding YIP1 family protein, which yields MTTWVENPRGGRDRGPRGIARAWVEVLIRPRRFFRHGVAPGDQAPGLVFAIVIAVTYALGLALLDPRRFPATGVPRAAVVVLLVAVLIAPAALHLLAAIQTLSLMATVRDRAGVSETVQTLAYATAPCPLAAVPVPELRAVCCLYGAALLVVGLRVVHDTTTGRAALAAALPSALLFGYGFGGFDALGVLLRAWYIV from the coding sequence GTGACGACGTGGGTCGAAAATCCCCGCGGTGGGCGGGACCGCGGACCGCGCGGCATCGCCCGCGCGTGGGTCGAGGTGCTGATTCGCCCCCGGCGGTTTTTCCGTCACGGGGTGGCTCCCGGTGACCAGGCGCCCGGTCTCGTCTTCGCCATCGTGATCGCCGTGACCTACGCCCTCGGCCTCGCCCTCCTCGATCCGCGCCGCTTCCCCGCGACCGGGGTACCCCGGGCGGCGGTGGTCGTCCTCCTCGTGGCCGTCCTGATCGCCCCCGCCGCCCTCCACCTGCTTGCGGCGATCCAGACCCTCTCGCTGATGGCGACCGTCCGCGATCGGGCGGGCGTCAGCGAGACGGTGCAGACCCTCGCCTACGCGACGGCGCCCTGTCCCCTGGCTGCGGTTCCCGTCCCCGAACTCCGGGCGGTCTGCTGTCTCTACGGCGCGGCGCTCCTGGTGGTCGGGCTTCGGGTCGTCCACGACACTACGACCGGTCGGGCCGCCCTCGCGGCGGCGCTCCCGTCCGCGCTCCTCTTCGGCTACGGCTTCGGCGGCTTCGACGCACTCGGCGTCCTCCTGCGGGCCTGGTACATCGTTTAG
- a CDS encoding DHH family phosphoesterase: MDWITHEEDVWFDFRGSTPDQLVSGRYYKGTVDGFADFGVFVDLSPGVTGLLHRSEVDRRLESLDWEPGDTVFVQVKNVRDNGNVDLAWSIRQSTREFRGAQIHDPEGDADGDPIDGSTEESDDEPSGPVKTTPAPRDDEALNGDDVAVDSASPDESADAAGATDDTPTTDAATTATDRDADGAPERVDVASLSDRVGETVRLDGEVVGIRQTSGPTVFELRDGTGAVDCAAFVEAGVRAYPDVEVGSIVRLDGEVEERYDELQVETEDLDILTDDEAATIEERLADALTAEARPDSVTTLIDHDAVDAVEESLRDAAETIRRAVLESRPVVVRHAATADGYVAGAAIERAVLPLIREEHAAADAEYHYFTRRPLEGSVYDMDDATNDVTRMLQDRDRHDEKLPLVLLVGTGSTVESSDGLGLLGIYGARRVVVDAEVADAAVADDCEAIVNPGLAGVDAADLSTGALAATLAATVGPDVAADLSHLPAVSYWDGAPQSALDLAAEAGYDADRTRELREAIALEAYYQSYEDKRELITDLLFDDAGGLAGHISEQFRQKLDTEVDTATANLDRREDGDVVVDVLDTDAYTHRFDFPPTGLLLDELHRRRSGDGTDLTVGVGTDELYLRSDDDLDLRGVASDAADRAPDAGIVAASVRDGRIEFLSGRRDAAVDAVVDAAVDRL, from the coding sequence ATGGATTGGATCACCCACGAAGAGGACGTTTGGTTTGATTTCCGCGGCTCCACCCCGGACCAACTGGTTTCGGGACGGTACTACAAGGGAACGGTCGACGGCTTCGCCGACTTCGGCGTGTTCGTCGACCTCTCACCCGGCGTGACCGGCCTGCTCCACCGGAGCGAAGTCGACCGCCGGCTCGAAAGTCTCGACTGGGAGCCCGGCGACACCGTGTTCGTCCAGGTGAAGAACGTTCGCGACAACGGCAACGTCGACCTCGCGTGGTCGATTCGCCAGTCCACCCGCGAGTTCCGGGGCGCACAGATCCACGACCCCGAGGGTGACGCCGACGGCGACCCGATCGACGGATCGACCGAGGAGTCGGACGACGAACCTTCCGGTCCCGTCAAGACGACGCCGGCCCCGCGGGACGACGAGGCGCTGAACGGCGACGACGTGGCGGTGGACTCGGCGTCGCCGGACGAGTCGGCCGACGCGGCCGGGGCGACGGACGACACCCCGACGACCGACGCGGCCACGACGGCGACCGATCGTGACGCCGACGGCGCCCCCGAGCGCGTCGACGTGGCGTCGCTCTCGGACCGCGTCGGCGAGACTGTTCGTCTCGACGGCGAGGTCGTCGGCATCCGTCAGACCAGCGGTCCGACGGTGTTCGAACTCCGGGACGGGACCGGCGCGGTCGACTGCGCGGCCTTCGTCGAGGCGGGCGTCCGCGCCTACCCCGACGTCGAGGTCGGCAGCATCGTCCGCCTCGACGGCGAGGTCGAAGAGCGCTACGACGAACTCCAGGTCGAGACCGAGGACCTCGACATCCTGACCGACGACGAGGCGGCCACGATCGAGGAACGACTCGCGGACGCGCTGACGGCAGAAGCCCGTCCGGACTCGGTGACGACGCTGATCGACCACGACGCGGTCGACGCGGTCGAAGAATCACTGCGCGACGCCGCGGAGACGATCCGGCGGGCGGTGCTCGAATCCCGTCCGGTGGTGGTCCGCCACGCCGCGACCGCCGACGGCTACGTCGCCGGCGCCGCCATCGAGCGTGCGGTCCTTCCGCTGATCCGCGAGGAACACGCCGCCGCCGACGCCGAGTACCACTACTTCACACGCCGGCCGCTCGAGGGGTCGGTCTACGACATGGACGACGCCACGAACGACGTGACGCGGATGCTCCAGGACCGCGACCGCCACGACGAGAAACTCCCGCTGGTCCTGCTCGTCGGCACGGGCAGTACCGTCGAGTCGAGCGACGGCCTGGGACTGCTCGGCATCTACGGCGCCCGACGCGTCGTCGTCGACGCCGAGGTGGCAGACGCCGCCGTCGCCGACGACTGCGAGGCCATCGTCAACCCCGGCCTGGCCGGCGTCGACGCCGCCGACCTCTCGACCGGCGCGCTCGCGGCCACGCTCGCAGCGACTGTCGGTCCCGACGTGGCTGCCGACCTCTCGCATCTCCCCGCCGTCTCCTACTGGGACGGCGCCCCGCAGTCCGCCCTCGATCTCGCCGCCGAGGCGGGCTACGACGCGGACCGTACGCGCGAACTCCGTGAGGCCATCGCGCTGGAGGCGTACTACCAGTCCTACGAGGACAAGCGTGAACTCATCACGGATCTGCTGTTCGACGACGCTGGCGGCCTCGCCGGCCACATCAGCGAGCAGTTCCGACAGAAACTCGACACGGAGGTCGACACCGCGACGGCCAATCTCGACCGCCGCGAGGACGGCGACGTCGTCGTCGACGTCCTCGACACCGACGCCTACACCCACCGCTTCGACTTCCCGCCGACGGGGCTTCTGCTCGACGAACTTCACCGTCGCCGGAGCGGGGACGGCACCGACCTGACCGTCGGCGTCGGCACGGACGAACTCTACCTGCGGAGCGACGACGACCTCGACCTCCGCGGTGTCGCCAGTGACGCCGCGGACCGTGCTCCCGACGCCGGTATCGTCGCCGCGAGCGTCCGTGACGGCCGCATCGAGTTCCTCTCGGGACGCCGCGACGCCGCCGTCGACGCCGTCGTCGACGCCGCCGTCGACCGGCTCTGA
- a CDS encoding tRNA uridine(34) 5-carboxymethylaminomethyl modification radical SAM/GNAT enzyme Elp3, whose amino-acid sequence MTASGEGVAATSEAFDRVCEDLVERILDGDLDRDGLESAKLDACSEHGASKVPKNAHILQYAPDERRDEVQSVVRRKPVRTASGVSPVAIMTAPHMCPHGKCLYCPGGPASEFDSAQSYTGHEPAAARGEQNDYDPYGQVTLRLEQLRHIGHPVDKVELILMGGTMTARSHDYQEWFVKRALEALNDYDTDSIPNPAEGRSFAEDDPDFRYLADVITENETADVRNIGTTFETKPDWCGPEQIDRMLRLGGTKVEVGVQTTYERINREMHRGHGVQASIDANRRLRDAAFKIGFHMMPGQPGMTTEMCLEDFRQLFEDPRWRPDYLKIYPTLVVRGTRTYDMWRRDDFDPLDNDEAADLVAEVMGMIPKYTRLQRVQRDIPADHIDAGVWKSNLRQLAAQRADEKGITPRDIRAREVGHNDADPDPDRIELDVLTYEAGGGTEHFLSVEDPEADLLIGFCRLRFPNDPVRRELDGAALVRELHVYGSEAGIREEGDGDWQHRGYGRRLLARAEELAAEAGFDKLSVISGIGVRRYYRDKLGYHQDGPYVSKRLGRRSPARSD is encoded by the coding sequence ATGACTGCTTCCGGCGAGGGCGTCGCCGCCACGAGCGAGGCGTTCGACCGCGTCTGTGAGGACCTCGTCGAGCGCATCCTCGACGGCGACCTGGACCGCGACGGTCTGGAGTCGGCGAAACTCGACGCCTGTTCCGAACACGGCGCCTCGAAGGTTCCGAAGAACGCCCACATCCTGCAGTACGCCCCCGACGAGCGTCGCGACGAGGTGCAGAGTGTCGTCCGGCGGAAACCCGTTCGCACCGCCTCGGGCGTCTCGCCCGTGGCCATCATGACCGCGCCGCACATGTGTCCCCACGGGAAGTGTCTCTACTGTCCCGGCGGTCCCGCCTCCGAGTTCGATAGCGCCCAGAGTTACACGGGCCACGAACCCGCTGCAGCCCGGGGCGAGCAGAACGACTACGACCCCTACGGCCAAGTGACCTTACGACTGGAACAGCTCAGACATATCGGCCATCCGGTCGACAAGGTGGAACTCATCCTGATGGGGGGGACCATGACGGCGCGGAGCCACGACTATCAGGAGTGGTTCGTCAAGCGAGCGCTGGAGGCGCTCAACGACTACGACACCGATTCGATCCCGAACCCGGCGGAGGGCCGGAGTTTCGCCGAGGACGACCCCGACTTTCGATATCTGGCGGACGTGATCACCGAGAACGAGACGGCCGACGTCAGGAACATCGGCACCACCTTCGAGACCAAACCCGACTGGTGTGGCCCCGAACAGATCGACCGGATGCTCCGGTTGGGCGGCACGAAGGTGGAGGTGGGCGTCCAGACCACCTACGAGCGGATCAACCGCGAGATGCACCGCGGCCACGGCGTCCAGGCCTCAATCGACGCCAACCGCCGCCTGCGCGACGCCGCGTTCAAGATCGGTTTCCACATGATGCCCGGCCAGCCGGGAATGACGACGGAGATGTGTCTGGAGGACTTCCGGCAACTGTTCGAGGACCCGCGCTGGCGCCCCGACTACCTGAAGATCTACCCGACGCTCGTGGTCCGCGGCACCCGGACCTACGACATGTGGCGCCGGGACGACTTCGATCCGCTCGACAACGACGAGGCCGCGGACCTCGTCGCGGAGGTCATGGGCATGATCCCGAAGTACACACGCCTCCAGCGGGTGCAACGCGATATCCCCGCCGACCACATCGACGCCGGCGTCTGGAAGTCGAACCTGCGGCAACTGGCCGCTCAGCGCGCCGACGAGAAGGGGATCACGCCCCGTGACATCCGCGCCCGCGAGGTCGGACACAACGACGCCGACCCGGACCCCGACCGAATCGAACTCGACGTGCTGACCTACGAGGCCGGCGGCGGCACCGAACACTTCCTGAGCGTCGAGGATCCCGAGGCCGACCTGCTGATCGGCTTCTGTCGCCTGCGGTTTCCGAACGATCCCGTCCGGCGCGAACTCGACGGCGCCGCACTGGTGCGCGAACTCCACGTCTACGGGAGCGAGGCGGGCATCCGCGAGGAGGGCGATGGGGACTGGCAACACCGTGGCTACGGCCGTCGCCTCCTCGCGCGCGCCGAGGAACTGGCGGCCGAGGCCGGCTTCGACAAACTGAGCGTCATCAGCGGCATCGGGGTCCGTCGGTACTACCGCGACAAACTCGGCTATCACCAGGACGGGCCGTACGTCTCGAAGCGTCTCGGCCGGCGGTCGCCGGCGCGGTCGGACTGA